Proteins from one Nicotiana tabacum cultivar K326 chromosome 23, ASM71507v2, whole genome shotgun sequence genomic window:
- the LOC107795304 gene encoding polyadenylate-binding protein-interacting protein 7, producing MSFTGKGTPTSDKKLTLAKATSLNPNAAEFVPFALRSPSGSTSSIDAAKLSNSTTTPGKAVLDRSESSVSNNSDDEAHQYWRRQLPDDITPDFNFVGEEDSHGVSSLPFSRLSISDVNEASIFPASTGSGFMLKDQQEFSPRVNGTSFAEKTGYPITSFNEDASPTSFHLPAKPWDKPSLTNDQPFGNIREGPHYNGNSGNSFFADMTNEQPFFEADVNPLEFLASQFPGFAAESVAEVYYANGGDLNLTIEMLTQLELQVDCGLNQNMNSKAVSAPNLSALDFPALCVAESQNSSLKYSGNDVQQNVNPYRSSEKENTLLFRSGSSIPSRGATDFASAVRKMASQDSSIWKYDRTGVADATVGSSRNSSVLASSYTGGQNRGVYGDRLQSRGSTRAAPVWLETGEAVANVYSEMREEARDHARLRNAYFEQARQAYLIGNKALAKELSVKGQLHNMQMKAAHGKAQESIYRLRNPVSPEMQGNGRGQERIIDLHGLHVSEAIHVLKRELSVLRNAARSADQRIQVYICVGTGHHTKGSRTPARLPISVQRYLLEEGLDYSEPQPGLLRVVIY from the exons atgaGCTTTACAGGAAAAGGGACTCCTACTAGTGACAAAAAGCTAACCTTAGCAAAAGCGACCAGCTTGAATCCAAATGCTGCAGAATTTGTTCCCTTTGCACTCAGATCACCCTCAGGTAGCACTAGCAGTATAGATGCGGCAAAGCTTTCTAACTCCACCACAACTCCGGGAAAAGCTGTACTAGATAGATCAGAGTCATCTGTTTCGAATAACTCAGATGATGAAGCCCACCAGTACTGGCGTCGCCAGCTCCCGGATGATATTACGCCGGACTTCAATTTCGTGGGAGAAGAAGATTCTCATGGAGTCAGCAGTCTTCCATTTTCTAGATTATCAATAAGTGATGTCAATGAAGCTTCAATATTCCCTGCCTCAACTGGCAGTGGCTTTATGCTGAAGGACCAGCAGGAATTCTCTCCTCGGGTTAATGGGACCAGCTTTGCTGAAAAGACAGGATATCCTATTACATCTTTCAACGAAGATGCATCCCCAACTAGTTTTCATCTGCCTGCTAAACCCTGGGACAAGCCATCTCTGACCAATGACCAGCCTTTCGGCAATATTAGGGAGGGGCCTCATTATAACGGGAATTCAGGAAACAGCTTCTTTGCGGACATGACGAATGAGCAACCATTTTTTGAAGCAGATGTAAACCCTCTTGAATTTTTGGCCTCCCAATTTCCTGGTTTTGCTGCTGAAAGTGTTGCAGAGGTGTACTATGCCAATGGAGGTGACTTGAATCTGACAATTGAAATGCTTACTCAGCTTGAG CTTCAAGTTGACTGTGGgttgaatcaaaatatgaattcAAAAGCCGTATCTGCTCCAAATCTTAGTGCTCTGGATTTCCCTGCTCTCTGTGTGGCAGAAAGTCAAAACAGCAGCCTAAAGTACTCTGGCAATGATGTTCAACAAAATGTCAACCCCTATAGGTCTTCTGAAAAAGAAAACACCCTTCTGTTTAGATCTGGATCTTCCATCCCTTCACGAGGTGCTACAGATTTTGCATCTGCTGTCAGGAAGATGGCCTCTCAGGATTCTAGCATATGGAAGTATGATAGGACTGGAGTAGCTGATGCTACTGTTGGATCAAGTAGAAATTCATCTGTCTTGGCTAGTTCTTACACTGGTGGGCAGAACAGGGGAGTTTATGGTGATAGGTTGCAGAGCCGAGGTTCCACGCGTGCAGCTCCCGTTTGGCTTGAAACTGGAGAAGCAGTTG CAAATGTATATTCTGAAATGCGGGAAGAGGCTCGTGACCATGCACGCTTACGTAATGCATACTTTGAACAG GCTCGTCAGGCATACCTTATTGGTAACAAGGCTTTGGCCAAAGAACTGAGTGTCAAAGGACAGCTGCACAACATGCAGATGAAGGCAGCTCATGGGAAGGCTCAAGAATCTATATATCGCCTAAG GAATCCAGTCAGTCCAGAGATGCAGGGAAATGGGAGAGGACAAGAGAGAATCATAGACCTGCATGGGCTTCATGTTAGTGAAGCTATTCATGTCCTTAAGCGTGAGCTGTCTGTGTTGAGAAATGCTGCCAGATCAGCAGACCAGCGAATACAGGTTTACATTTGCGTTGGAACAGGACACCATACAAAGGGTTCGCGGACTCCTGCTAGGCTTCCCATTTCTGTCCAGCGTTACCTGCTAGAGGAGGGCCTTGATTACTCTGAGCCACAACCTGGGCTTCTTCGAGTTGTGATTTACTGA